In Acidianus brierleyi, one genomic interval encodes:
- a CDS encoding PUA domain-containing protein: protein MRDREEKQFVTEPQELVDFDFIYLRNIAEYQFRQDIANCLFPDKSIFFIQRSLNTWRIRNILNKDNSLYLVLRAQDNLFSLTNISANIIKQCSKPPDFRVIISNDIGRIIREGGNVFSKHIINIDKGLRSGDNVIVVNEEDELIAYGRMKISGEEAIEYKRGVAVNVKGRLKNGNNT from the coding sequence ATGCGTGATAGAGAAGAAAAACAATTCGTAACTGAACCTCAGGAGTTAGTTGACTTTGATTTTATCTATCTAAGAAATATTGCTGAATATCAATTTAGGCAAGATATTGCTAATTGTCTTTTTCCAGATAAGTCAATTTTTTTTATACAAAGGTCATTAAATACTTGGAGAATAAGAAATATCTTAAATAAAGATAATTCTTTATATCTAGTACTTAGAGCACAAGATAATCTATTTTCATTAACAAACATTTCAGCAAATATTATAAAACAATGCTCAAAACCACCAGATTTTAGGGTGATAATCTCCAATGATATAGGGAGAATAATAAGAGAAGGAGGGAATGTGTTTTCTAAGCATATAATAAACATTGATAAAGGTCTTAGATCTGGCGATAATGTAATAGTAGTAAACGAAGAAGACGAACTAATAGCCTACGGAAGAATGAAAATATCTGGAGAAGAAGCAATAGAATATAAGAGAGGAGTAGCCGTAAATGTAAAGGGGAGATTAAAAAATGGGAATAATACTTAA
- a CDS encoding proteasome assembly chaperone family protein, translating into MGIILKGISESELKHSFFITGFRTLGEVGYLATRHIVLKRRMQRIGFITTKYLNGVTFLDEYGIVTPFELFYDKEYNVIVELNHILPVEKEWNVFSRKIVNWVKKLEIKNAILIGGLDKNYKTSNEKLKWMKTSKSDLNLQYPELDKQLIMVGPLALFTIYSEIKDVPATVILPYSDKDRIDPAAAAAAVEAINKIVGFDIAVDELYEDAKKIEEEIRKQLEYLQKEANRSGLDRHYM; encoded by the coding sequence ATGGGAATAATACTTAAGGGAATTAGTGAAAGCGAGCTTAAACATTCTTTCTTTATAACTGGATTTAGAACATTAGGTGAAGTTGGTTACTTGGCAACTAGACATATAGTATTAAAAAGAAGAATGCAACGAATAGGGTTTATAACTACTAAATACTTGAACGGAGTAACTTTTTTGGACGAATATGGAATTGTAACACCTTTCGAACTGTTTTATGACAAAGAATATAACGTAATTGTGGAATTAAACCATATTTTACCAGTTGAAAAAGAATGGAATGTCTTTTCAAGAAAAATTGTTAATTGGGTAAAAAAATTAGAGATAAAAAACGCCATATTAATAGGTGGATTAGATAAAAATTATAAAACTAGTAACGAAAAACTAAAATGGATGAAAACATCTAAAAGTGATTTAAATTTACAATATCCAGAACTTGACAAACAACTAATTATGGTAGGTCCATTAGCATTATTTACAATTTATTCCGAAATTAAAGATGTGCCAGCAACTGTAATACTTCCATATTCAGATAAAGATAGGATAGACCCTGCTGCGGCTGCGGCTGCTGTAGAAGCTATAAATAAAATAGTGGGCTTTGACATAGCTGTAGATGAATTATACGAAGATGCAAAAAAGATAGAGGAAGAAATACGTAAACAACTTGAATACTTACAAAAAGAGGCTAATAGGTCAGGGCTTGATAGACATTATATGTGA
- the tgtA gene encoding tRNA guanosine(15) transglycosylase TgtA, giving the protein MGDFELKDEDLAGRIGILETKHSKLETPVFFPVVNPLKSEITIDDIKQLKFKQFITNSYILYKNNVIQNNVHDDLHFDSTIMTDSGAYQILQYGNININNSEIVNYQIKIKPDIAVFLDIPTGNIDNFEDAKKTVEDTIYRGKETLEIIKDEQEIVWVHPIQGGKFLDLLSYSAKAANNTSYKFLALGSPTVIMKEYDYATLIDMIFTVRSNISRGKPLHLFGGGLPQIIPFAVALGVDSFDSASYIIYARDNRYITRTRTYKLDELDYFPCSCPVCSKYSPKELMEMDKDSRIRLLALHNLYKILEEINDTKLAIKENRLFEYLQEKSYSHPAVYSAFRRLLKYAEYLEKYDPRVKGEIKGIFYFDETSFSRPEILRHYRFLDSLQKHNRNAVIICGDNLTVPVINDSKVRRILLKRYSDSDIYVALPFYGLIPAMISESYPLAQFEMPTELSTEVISKTITQISNFIKSKKYDNIEFANCEKSILSHIMSIKP; this is encoded by the coding sequence ATTGGAGATTTTGAGTTAAAAGATGAAGACCTAGCAGGTCGTATCGGAATATTAGAAACAAAACATTCTAAACTAGAGACACCAGTTTTCTTTCCAGTTGTAAATCCATTAAAATCTGAAATAACTATAGATGATATAAAACAATTGAAATTTAAACAGTTTATAACTAACTCATATATATTATATAAAAATAATGTTATACAAAATAATGTACATGACGATTTGCATTTTGATAGTACGATAATGACTGATTCTGGAGCATATCAGATTCTTCAATATGGAAATATTAATATAAATAATTCTGAAATAGTTAATTATCAAATTAAAATAAAGCCAGATATTGCAGTTTTTTTGGATATTCCAACTGGTAATATAGATAATTTTGAAGATGCAAAAAAAACTGTAGAAGATACGATATATAGAGGAAAAGAAACTCTTGAAATTATTAAAGATGAACAAGAGATAGTTTGGGTTCACCCTATTCAGGGTGGTAAGTTTTTAGACTTACTTTCATACTCTGCAAAGGCTGCTAATAATACGTCATATAAATTTCTGGCATTAGGAAGTCCTACAGTTATTATGAAAGAGTATGACTATGCCACATTAATAGATATGATATTTACTGTAAGATCGAATATTTCAAGAGGAAAACCTCTTCATTTATTTGGAGGAGGGCTTCCACAAATAATTCCGTTCGCTGTCGCTTTAGGCGTGGATTCATTTGATTCCGCATCGTATATAATATATGCCAGGGATAATAGATATATTACCAGGACAAGAACATATAAATTAGACGAGTTAGATTACTTTCCTTGCAGTTGTCCAGTATGTTCTAAATATTCTCCTAAAGAACTTATGGAAATGGATAAGGACAGTAGAATTAGACTATTAGCTCTTCATAATTTATATAAAATTTTGGAAGAGATAAACGACACTAAGTTAGCTATCAAAGAGAACAGATTATTTGAATATTTACAAGAGAAATCTTATTCTCATCCTGCAGTATATTCTGCTTTTAGACGGTTATTAAAATACGCTGAATACCTTGAAAAATATGATCCACGAGTAAAGGGCGAAATTAAAGGTATTTTCTATTTTGACGAAACTTCGTTTTCAAGACCAGAAATTTTAAGACACTATAGATTCTTGGATTCTTTACAAAAGCATAATCGTAATGCAGTTATAATATGTGGAGATAATTTAACAGTCCCAGTTATAAATGACTCTAAAGTAAGAAGAATTCTACTAAAACGCTATTCTGATTCTGACATTTATGTGGCATTACCATTCTATGGCCTAATACCAGCGATGATTTCTGAATCTTATCCTCTTGCGCAATTTGAAATGCCTACTGAATTATCTACTGAAGTCATTTCAAAAACTATTACTCAAATTTCCAATTTCATAAAATCCAAAAAATATGATAATATAGAGTTTGCTAATTGTGAAAAATCTATATTATCACATATAATGTCTATCAAGCCCTGA
- a CDS encoding Lsm family RNA-binding protein, with product MSIVRRIVSDINSLLDKTVIVKLVNNRVYTGQLSSYELTPFIISLSNAKDNDNNTFFKVILNGNNITEILVKNAPLFDVKEFADIIEHSLNLRPGDVKVYEEAGVITVLERIKVTEGGVEGNGPLAQRIYDMYNDYMSKKRKELK from the coding sequence ATGAGTATAGTTAGAAGAATAGTTTCAGATATAAATTCATTACTCGATAAAACAGTAATAGTAAAGCTTGTTAATAACCGAGTATATACTGGTCAATTATCTTCATATGAGCTTACTCCTTTTATAATAAGCTTATCTAATGCCAAAGATAACGATAATAATACATTTTTTAAGGTTATACTAAATGGAAATAATATAACAGAGATTCTAGTCAAGAATGCCCCTTTGTTTGATGTTAAGGAATTTGCAGATATAATAGAGCATTCTTTGAATCTAAGACCAGGTGATGTTAAGGTATATGAAGAAGCAGGAGTAATAACTGTTTTAGAACGAATAAAAGTAACTGAAGGTGGCGTAGAAGGTAATGGACCACTAGCCCAGAGGATTTATGACATGTATAATGACTATATGTCAAAGAAGAGGAAAGAATTAAAATGA
- a CDS encoding DNA-directed RNA polymerase subunit G produces the protein MLSKNSYEYQELCRITSIEQGAIRGIDVIKLDCGKIKIDVDMISQINVFTANQQVKFIISKNKPEFTNNDFCAHGYVVTEKHQESYVTIISLFGPLIRIVSDESFCNKYNISIMDHVYVCIIKT, from the coding sequence TTGCTCTCGAAAAATAGTTATGAATATCAAGAATTATGTAGGATTACATCTATAGAACAAGGAGCTATAAGAGGTATTGACGTAATCAAATTAGATTGCGGAAAAATAAAGATAGACGTCGATATGATATCACAAATAAATGTCTTTACGGCCAATCAACAAGTAAAATTCATTATTTCCAAAAATAAACCAGAATTCACTAATAATGATTTTTGTGCACATGGCTATGTAGTAACTGAAAAGCATCAAGAAAGTTACGTTACAATTATTTCATTATTTGGACCTTTAATAAGAATAGTTTCAGACGAAAGCTTCTGTAATAAATATAATATTAGCATTATGGACCATGTATATGTCTGTATTATAAAAACATAA
- the psmB gene encoding archaeal proteasome endopeptidase complex subunit beta: MEELPSTAVGIRLNDGVILGAVRRLSYGGYVLSKSAKKVFILGKFGIAGAGLFGDFQAIIRIMNANIKYYELSNNRPISTKAAAKLLSVMLYQYKYMPFISEILFGGMDDGKPQFYVLDPIGSLLEDTYAAVGSGARVAIGVLESAYKEDLSIDKGRDLVISSLRASIERDTTSGDGIDILTITKNKIDTEFISS, from the coding sequence ATGGAAGAACTTCCTTCAACTGCGGTGGGAATAAGATTAAATGATGGAGTAATTTTAGGTGCTGTTAGAAGATTAAGCTATGGTGGTTATGTTCTTAGTAAATCTGCTAAAAAAGTATTTATTCTAGGAAAATTCGGAATAGCTGGAGCAGGACTTTTTGGTGATTTCCAAGCAATTATTAGAATAATGAATGCTAACATTAAATATTATGAATTATCTAATAATAGGCCAATATCCACTAAAGCTGCTGCTAAATTACTATCAGTGATGCTTTACCAGTATAAGTACATGCCATTTATCTCAGAGATATTATTTGGAGGAATGGATGACGGGAAACCTCAGTTCTATGTTTTAGACCCCATTGGATCCTTATTAGAAGATACTTATGCTGCAGTAGGTTCTGGTGCTAGAGTGGCTATAGGAGTCTTAGAGTCAGCATATAAAGAAGATTTATCTATAGATAAAGGGAGAGATCTGGTAATTTCATCATTAAGGGCCTCTATAGAGCGAGATACCACGTCCGGTGATGGAATTGATATATTAACTATAACTAAAAACAAGATAGATACGGAGTTTATATCAAGCTAA
- the hisS gene encoding histidine--tRNA ligase — MVSFEPVRGMKDYYGIEAKKLRYLEELFRKHVEIAGYQETITPIVEDFALFAIKSGEEIRNTMYVFKDKAEREVALRPEITPSIVRLYLNSMQHLPKPIRLYYIGRVYRYDEPQLGRYREFRQAGVEMLGSNSILSDIEIIKLLYDFYNELGLSKSILLKINNIGLYRSIFRKFNIEENVQEHLLHLIDKGKKDESMQILNKYISQNNVLNLINTLLYSNLKMDEVESEIQKIGIKCLDEEFNRFKKTITILNNLNIRSVVDLSFVRGLAYYTGIIFEITHPKVTFSVAGGGRYDNLVEIYGGTYTPAIGFAIGIERTSVLINYETYRSPQVVVIVLDDSVIDYALSILDILRSSDIIAILNVKEQSLGKLLSSYFEQNVRYAVIVGNNEKISRKVVLKDLASRSQEIVSSDELITHLRQIL; from the coding sequence ATGGTATCTTTCGAACCTGTAAGGGGAATGAAAGATTATTATGGAATTGAAGCTAAAAAGTTAAGATATTTGGAAGAGCTATTTAGAAAACATGTAGAGATAGCAGGTTATCAAGAAACTATAACACCTATTGTAGAGGATTTTGCGTTATTTGCAATAAAAAGCGGAGAAGAGATAAGAAATACTATGTACGTATTTAAAGATAAGGCAGAAAGAGAAGTAGCTCTAAGGCCAGAAATTACACCCAGTATAGTTCGTCTATACTTAAATTCTATGCAGCATTTGCCTAAACCTATTAGACTATATTATATAGGAAGAGTATATCGATACGATGAACCACAGTTAGGTAGATATAGGGAATTTAGACAGGCTGGAGTGGAAATGTTAGGTTCTAACTCAATATTAAGCGATATAGAGATTATAAAGCTTCTTTATGATTTTTATAATGAATTAGGATTATCCAAATCTATATTATTAAAAATTAATAATATAGGATTATATAGAAGCATATTTAGAAAATTTAATATTGAGGAAAATGTTCAAGAACATCTTTTACATTTAATAGACAAAGGTAAAAAAGACGAGAGTATGCAGATTTTGAATAAATATATATCACAGAATAATGTGTTAAATCTAATTAATACATTATTATATTCTAATCTAAAAATGGATGAAGTTGAATCAGAAATACAAAAAATCGGAATAAAATGCCTAGATGAAGAGTTTAATAGATTTAAAAAAACTATTACCATACTAAATAATCTTAATATAAGATCTGTTGTAGATTTAAGTTTTGTAAGAGGTTTGGCATATTATACTGGGATAATATTCGAAATAACTCACCCTAAAGTTACTTTTAGTGTCGCTGGAGGCGGTAGGTATGATAATTTAGTAGAAATATATGGAGGAACGTATACTCCAGCAATAGGTTTTGCAATAGGTATAGAAAGAACATCAGTACTAATAAATTATGAGACTTACAGATCACCTCAAGTAGTAGTTATAGTTCTAGACGATTCGGTAATAGATTACGCACTCTCAATATTAGATATATTAAGATCATCAGATATAATAGCTATTCTTAATGTAAAAGAGCAGTCCTTAGGTAAACTTTTATCTTCCTATTTTGAACAGAATGTAAGATATGCCGTTATAGTAGGTAATAATGAGAAAATTTCTAGAAAAGTAGTTCTTAAAGATCTTGCTTCTAGATCGCAAGAAATAGTAAGTTCAGATGAACTCATTACACATTTAAGACAAATATTATAA
- a CDS encoding ribonuclease BN, translating into MDIDEIIKKFQIDLDIDEIIDYVKKNYDKDKLIWDKIVVYIDLKNKGKRISLSKSQDFIFIEKKNSNEHGSLVYVLTENQPILVSDLEKIVKLSKSLRVDVYLSIVDKYGDITYYNVDETKLTKG; encoded by the coding sequence ATGGATATAGATGAAATAATAAAAAAATTTCAAATAGATTTGGATATAGATGAAATTATAGATTATGTAAAAAAGAATTATGATAAGGATAAATTAATATGGGACAAGATAGTTGTTTATATAGATCTTAAGAATAAAGGAAAAAGAATATCTCTCTCAAAATCTCAAGATTTCATATTTATAGAGAAAAAAAATTCAAATGAGCATGGCTCATTAGTATACGTATTAACTGAAAATCAACCGATATTGGTGTCAGACCTGGAAAAAATTGTTAAATTATCAAAGTCATTGAGAGTAGATGTATATCTCTCTATAGTAGATAAATACGGTGATATAACTTATTATAATGTAGATGAAACTAAGTTAACGAAGGGTTAG
- a CDS encoding TFIIB-type zinc ribbon-containing protein, with protein sequence MKCPSCGSTNIIWKSKEGIVVCSDCGLVIDDKAYDYYPIYFDKEIKNTINSLQSKNMERDSYRVISKKIKITNNYNINRNQNVAKSNNIIALELLKMNSSALKIYNVINDNGYLSGTQIKTKVAVSFYLSGYNTRKIRSILEKLQINEKYFRKTIKKLTMKEKIRIIEMANI encoded by the coding sequence ATGAAATGCCCATCATGCGGATCAACAAACATAATATGGAAATCAAAAGAAGGAATTGTAGTATGTAGTGACTGCGGTCTTGTAATAGATGATAAAGCATATGACTATTATCCTATTTACTTTGATAAAGAAATTAAAAATACTATAAACTCATTACAGTCTAAAAACATGGAAAGAGATAGTTATAGAGTTATCTCTAAAAAAATAAAAATTACAAATAATTATAATATCAATAGAAATCAAAATGTTGCAAAAAGTAATAATATAATAGCATTAGAACTATTAAAAATGAATTCTAGCGCATTAAAAATATATAATGTGATAAATGATAATGGATACTTATCTGGAACACAGATAAAAACTAAGGTAGCTGTGAGTTTCTATCTAAGTGGATATAATACTAGGAAGATAAGAAGTATTTTAGAAAAACTTCAAATAAACGAAAAATACTTTAGAAAAACCATAAAGAAACTTACTATGAAAGAAAAGATAAGGATAATCGAAATGGCTAACATATGA
- the thsB gene encoding thermosome subunit beta, whose protein sequence is MASTATVATTPEGIPVIILKEGSSRTYGKEAVRANIAAVKAVEEALKSTYGPRGMDKMLVDSLGDITITNDGATILDKMDLQHPAAKLLVQIAKGQDEETADGTKTAVIFSGELVKKAEDLLYKDVHPTIIISGYKKAEEVALQTIQELAQTVSINDTDLLRKIAMTSLSSKAVAGAREYIADIVVKAVTQVAELRGDKWYVDLDNIQIVKKAGGSINDTQLVYGIVVDKEVVHPGMPKRLENAKIALIDASLEVEKPELDAEIRINDPTQMQKFLDEEENLIKEKVDKILATGANVIICQKGIDEVAQSYLAKKGVLAVRRAKKSDLEKLARATGGRVVSNIDEISEQDLGYASLIEERKVGEDKMVFVEGAKNPKSISILIRGGLERLVDETERALRDALGTVADVIKDGRAIAGGGAVEIEIAKKLRKYAPQVGGKEQLAVEAYANALESLVSILIENAGFDPIDLLMKLRSTHENENNKWYGIDLYAGQPVDMWQKGVIEPALVKMNAIKAATEAATLVLRIDDVVSAGKKSGGESKTPGGANKPSEED, encoded by the coding sequence ATGGCCTCAACTGCTACAGTCGCAACTACACCGGAAGGTATACCTGTTATAATTTTAAAAGAAGGTTCAAGTAGAACTTATGGTAAAGAAGCTGTAAGAGCTAATATAGCCGCAGTAAAAGCTGTAGAAGAAGCGTTAAAGAGTACGTATGGACCTAGAGGAATGGACAAAATGTTAGTAGATAGTTTAGGCGATATTACTATTACAAACGATGGCGCTACAATACTAGACAAAATGGACCTTCAACATCCTGCAGCTAAATTGCTAGTACAAATAGCTAAAGGTCAAGATGAAGAAACTGCAGACGGAACTAAAACAGCAGTAATATTCTCAGGAGAACTAGTTAAAAAAGCTGAGGATCTACTTTATAAAGACGTGCATCCTACAATAATAATAAGTGGGTATAAAAAAGCTGAAGAAGTAGCTTTGCAAACTATTCAAGAATTAGCTCAAACTGTTTCTATAAATGATACTGACTTATTAAGAAAAATTGCAATGACCTCTTTGAGCAGCAAAGCAGTGGCAGGTGCAAGAGAGTATATAGCAGATATTGTAGTAAAGGCTGTAACACAAGTTGCAGAACTAAGAGGAGATAAATGGTACGTAGATCTAGACAATATACAGATAGTTAAAAAAGCTGGAGGAAGTATAAATGATACTCAACTGGTTTATGGAATAGTTGTTGATAAAGAAGTAGTACACCCAGGTATGCCAAAAAGACTTGAAAATGCTAAAATAGCTTTAATAGATGCATCATTAGAAGTAGAAAAACCAGAACTTGATGCAGAAATAAGAATAAATGATCCAACACAAATGCAGAAATTCTTAGATGAAGAAGAAAATCTGATTAAAGAAAAAGTAGATAAAATTTTAGCAACAGGAGCAAATGTTATAATATGCCAAAAAGGAATCGATGAAGTAGCTCAGTCATATTTAGCTAAAAAAGGAGTATTAGCAGTAAGAAGAGCTAAGAAGAGCGATTTAGAGAAATTAGCTAGAGCTACAGGCGGTAGAGTAGTATCAAATATAGACGAAATCTCAGAGCAAGATTTAGGATATGCATCATTAATTGAGGAAAGAAAAGTAGGAGAAGATAAAATGGTATTTGTAGAAGGAGCAAAGAATCCAAAATCTATAAGCATATTAATTAGAGGAGGATTAGAAAGGTTAGTTGATGAAACAGAAAGAGCTTTAAGGGATGCATTAGGTACAGTTGCAGATGTCATAAAAGATGGTAGAGCCATAGCAGGTGGCGGAGCTGTAGAAATAGAAATTGCTAAGAAATTAAGGAAATATGCACCACAAGTTGGTGGGAAAGAACAATTAGCTGTAGAAGCTTATGCTAATGCATTAGAGAGTTTAGTATCTATTCTAATTGAAAATGCAGGGTTTGACCCCATTGATCTATTGATGAAGCTAAGAAGTACTCATGAAAATGAGAATAACAAGTGGTATGGAATAGATCTCTATGCTGGACAACCAGTAGATATGTGGCAAAAAGGAGTAATAGAGCCAGCTCTTGTTAAGATGAATGCAATAAAAGCTGCTACAGAAGCAGCTACATTAGTTTTGAGAATAGATGATGTAGTAAGTGCTGGAAAGAAGAGTGGCGGAGAAAGTAAGACACCAGGCGGAGCTAATAAGCCATCAGAAGAAGACTAA
- a CDS encoding ATP-binding protein yields MEIRRILPFYLVISSILLMLVALNLIASYIIYYLIIVLIITFVFSIVLTRGKSFISIRKFLIRRNIFTLNLNESYVSGIAAKIIGKQEFDKNPVDLQKELNNLLNALIARNKNYQYLILTSVNGKQASSSIVVYKECKDCENEILYEFDNILEIAKVVSPHIILEAVPVSNKALPLPLAFGNVNFARVMDIKMESPTIDKIIVDYDIELGDMLVHNQTVPTGIRSTDVLRHIGIFGSTGSGKSNTATLIANELSNKGFNVMILDWHGEYSNKLSDYTIYNYRNLYKINPLKFNDIDDIIDILGDVLQLTDPQRFLLFLIISKLRKDKRFRLTDMLDVLKNTEDQSNWMREVKYALARKLYPLFTSKGKLLFSADTNPEIIDLLSKKGIVFDLSFINNIRLRKLYGLFLLKYITDFYMNNKPDKKLLLIIEEAHNFFNVENDFIDKLISEIRKFGVGLCIISQSPSSISSAVMKNTNIKIIHSIKSDIDKKILRDSLSLPDNLYSALDKLDVGEAILSAPNTKTPLLIKIRKL; encoded by the coding sequence ATGGAAATCAGAAGGATACTTCCTTTCTATTTGGTAATATCTTCCATATTGTTGATGTTAGTAGCATTAAATCTTATTGCAAGTTATATAATATATTACTTAATAATAGTTCTTATAATAACCTTTGTATTTTCAATAGTGTTAACAAGGGGAAAGTCTTTTATTTCTATTAGGAAATTTCTAATAAGGAGAAATATATTCACTTTAAATCTGAATGAGAGTTATGTTTCAGGTATAGCAGCAAAAATAATAGGTAAGCAAGAATTTGATAAAAATCCAGTTGATTTACAAAAAGAGTTAAATAATTTATTAAACGCATTAATAGCTAGAAATAAAAATTATCAATATCTTATACTTACTAGTGTTAATGGTAAGCAAGCTTCTTCTTCTATCGTAGTTTATAAAGAATGTAAAGATTGTGAAAATGAAATATTATATGAGTTTGATAATATTCTAGAAATAGCTAAAGTAGTATCACCTCATATAATTTTGGAAGCAGTACCAGTCTCGAATAAAGCTTTACCGCTTCCTTTAGCTTTCGGTAATGTCAATTTTGCACGAGTTATGGATATTAAAATGGAGTCTCCTACTATTGATAAAATAATAGTAGACTATGATATAGAATTAGGAGACATGTTAGTTCACAATCAAACCGTTCCTACTGGCATAAGATCTACAGATGTACTTAGGCATATAGGAATATTTGGTAGCACTGGTAGCGGAAAATCAAACACTGCAACACTAATAGCTAATGAACTTTCTAACAAGGGATTTAACGTAATGATACTTGATTGGCATGGAGAATATAGTAATAAACTTAGTGATTATACTATCTACAATTATAGAAATTTATATAAAATAAATCCATTAAAATTTAATGATATAGATGATATTATAGATATTCTAGGAGACGTATTGCAATTAACTGATCCACAAAGATTTTTATTATTTCTTATAATATCAAAGTTAAGAAAAGATAAGAGGTTTAGATTAACTGATATGCTCGATGTATTAAAAAATACTGAGGATCAATCAAATTGGATGAGGGAAGTTAAATATGCATTAGCAAGAAAACTATATCCTTTATTTACTAGTAAAGGCAAATTATTGTTCTCAGCTGACACAAACCCAGAAATTATAGATCTATTAAGTAAAAAAGGTATAGTATTTGATTTGAGTTTCATAAATAATATCAGGTTAAGAAAACTGTATGGATTATTTTTACTTAAATATATAACAGATTTTTATATGAATAACAAGCCAGATAAAAAACTGTTATTAATAATTGAGGAAGCACATAATTTCTTTAATGTGGAAAATGATTTTATAGATAAGCTAATATCAGAAATACGAAAATTTGGAGTAGGGTTATGCATAATATCTCAATCTCCTTCTTCCATATCTAGCGCAGTAATGAAGAATACTAATATAAAAATTATTCATTCAATAAAGTCCGATATAGATAAGAAAATATTGCGTGATTCTCTTTCTTTACCAGATAACCTCTATTCGGCATTAGATAAATTAGACGTTGGTGAAGCTATATTATCAGCACCAAATACAAAAACTCCTTTACTAATAAAGATAAGAAAATTATAA
- a CDS encoding 30S ribosomal protein S17e: MGNIYTRDIKRVSAELYEKYADEITEDYGKNKELVSRYLDIYSKKVRNRVAGYLTRYAKRARTVHTTEEEVEE; this comes from the coding sequence ATGGGAAATATATATACACGTGATATAAAACGAGTTTCAGCAGAACTATATGAAAAATATGCTGATGAAATAACAGAGGATTATGGAAAAAATAAGGAATTAGTATCTAGATATCTAGATATTTACTCTAAGAAGGTTAGAAACAGAGTTGCAGGATATTTAACTAGGTACGCTAAAAGAGCAAGGACAGTTCACACTACTGAAGAAGAGGTAGAGGAGTAA